In the genome of Gordonia rubripertincta, one region contains:
- the mbtM gene encoding long-chain-fatty acid--ACP ligase MbtM yields MSQSSVVLEETGSTNTLAATVREAMLAGDTTLSVLDSDSGEWVTAPWREVHARAEQIAVQLLADSDLHEPLAVGLIGDPTVDLIAAIQGAWLAGVPVSILPGPIRGADESRWAETTYRRFVSIGVGTVLGSGSQLDLLTKVDGQLRIARVAEYGIAADTSGFVARNVNPNSVAVLQGTAGSTGEPKTAVLTASAVYSNAIELVSRLGMHRTRDTGFTWLPLYHDMGLMFLLAGMTTGIPAYVVPNTAFAAAPFKWMQWLTETKATVTAAPNFAYDILGRYGKLLRDVDLSNLRVAISGGEPIDADAFDKFLEATAPFGFEPSAAAPAYGMAESACAVTMPAVGEGAHYDEVTVTPPGGGEPIRRRYALLGKPLGGMQVRIVEPNVDVPVIDGRSVGHVEIRGTSMMRGYLGGPDLGAGEWFATGDLGYLIDDRLVICGRAKEVIIVAGRNLFPIEIERAAAEVAGVRRGGVVAMARGEGSSRPGLVILAEYKGSDPEKARAEVNSEVASACGIMPADVIFVAPDSVPRTTSGKIRRLETRQMVEDGAFETIGQK; encoded by the coding sequence ATGTCGCAGAGCAGCGTGGTCCTGGAGGAAACAGGTTCGACCAACACCCTCGCAGCAACCGTCCGTGAGGCGATGCTGGCCGGGGACACCACGCTGTCCGTGCTCGACTCCGACTCCGGCGAATGGGTGACCGCGCCCTGGCGCGAGGTCCATGCACGCGCCGAACAGATCGCGGTGCAACTCCTCGCCGACAGCGACCTGCACGAGCCCCTTGCCGTCGGCCTCATCGGTGATCCCACCGTCGACCTGATCGCCGCGATCCAGGGTGCGTGGCTCGCCGGCGTCCCGGTGAGCATCCTGCCCGGACCCATCCGCGGAGCCGACGAGAGCCGCTGGGCGGAGACCACCTACAGGCGATTCGTCTCGATCGGCGTCGGTACCGTCCTGGGGAGCGGCTCCCAGCTCGATCTGCTCACCAAGGTCGACGGGCAGCTCCGCATCGCTCGGGTCGCCGAATACGGGATCGCCGCTGACACCAGCGGCTTCGTCGCCCGCAATGTCAACCCCAACAGCGTCGCGGTTCTGCAGGGCACCGCCGGATCGACCGGTGAACCGAAGACCGCGGTCCTGACGGCGTCGGCGGTGTACTCCAACGCCATCGAACTGGTGAGCCGCCTGGGCATGCACCGCACCCGCGACACCGGGTTCACCTGGTTGCCGCTCTACCACGACATGGGACTGATGTTCCTCCTCGCCGGAATGACGACGGGCATCCCCGCCTACGTGGTGCCGAACACGGCTTTCGCGGCCGCGCCGTTCAAGTGGATGCAGTGGCTGACCGAGACGAAGGCCACCGTCACCGCCGCCCCGAACTTCGCCTACGACATCCTCGGACGCTACGGAAAGCTCCTGCGCGACGTCGACCTCTCGAACCTCCGTGTCGCGATCAGCGGCGGCGAACCCATCGACGCCGACGCCTTCGACAAGTTCCTGGAGGCCACGGCGCCGTTCGGCTTCGAGCCTTCGGCCGCCGCACCCGCCTACGGTATGGCCGAATCCGCCTGTGCCGTCACGATGCCCGCGGTCGGCGAGGGCGCACACTACGACGAGGTCACCGTGACCCCGCCCGGCGGTGGCGAACCCATCCGCCGGCGATACGCGCTCCTCGGAAAGCCGCTGGGCGGCATGCAGGTTCGGATCGTCGAACCGAATGTGGACGTTCCGGTCATCGACGGACGTTCGGTCGGGCACGTGGAGATCCGGGGAACCTCGATGATGCGCGGCTATCTCGGCGGCCCCGACCTCGGTGCAGGGGAATGGTTCGCCACCGGGGACCTCGGTTACCTGATCGACGACCGACTGGTCATCTGTGGACGCGCCAAAGAGGTCATCATCGTCGCCGGCCGCAACCTGTTCCCGATCGAGATCGAGCGTGCCGCCGCGGAGGTCGCGGGCGTGCGTCGGGGCGGTGTGGTCGCGATGGCCCGCGGCGAGGGCTCGTCGCGCCCGGGTCTGGTGATCCTCGCCGAGTACAAAGGTTCCGACCCGGAAAAGGCTCGCGCCGAGGTCAACTCGGAGGTCGCATCGGCGTGCGGGATCATGCCCGCCGACGTGATCTTCGTGGCACCCGACTCGGTTCCGCGCACCACGTCGGGCAAGATCCGTCGCCTCGAGACCCGGCAAATGGTCGAGGACGGGGCGTTCGAAACCATCGGACAGAAGTGA
- a CDS encoding barstar family protein: MTLSEFLSGAGQGGPAVAVTTAPRLPDLGPDTRMRTVSGTTATTLGGLYTSFARVWDFPDHFGRNKDAFDDCMRDLATPGDEGGVPPVIVVHISHAHRLLNSDDTGFTWFAQSVEFYRDEYRGEGRTFAVILSTSDSRLGEVRARWSDAGVAVTDLTHLR; encoded by the coding sequence ATGACCCTCAGCGAGTTCCTGTCCGGCGCAGGCCAGGGCGGCCCCGCCGTCGCCGTCACCACCGCGCCGAGACTTCCCGATCTCGGGCCCGACACCCGCATGCGCACGGTCAGCGGCACCACCGCGACCACTCTCGGCGGCCTCTACACCTCGTTTGCCCGCGTCTGGGATTTCCCGGACCACTTCGGGCGCAACAAGGACGCCTTCGACGACTGCATGCGAGACCTCGCCACCCCCGGCGACGAGGGAGGCGTCCCGCCTGTGATCGTCGTCCACATCAGCCACGCGCATCGGTTGCTGAATTCCGACGACACGGGCTTCACGTGGTTCGCGCAGTCCGTCGAGTTCTACCGCGACGAGTACCGGGGAGAGGGACGCACCTTCGCGGTGATCCTGTCGACCTCCGATTCACGCCTGGGCGAGGTCCGGGCCCGCTGGTCCGACGCAGGCGTGGCGGTCACCGATCTGACGCATCTGCGCTGA
- a CDS encoding TetR/AcrR family transcriptional regulator: protein MTTEPARRGRGRPPGPPVDLDARREDLLDAAEAAIHSSGAEVGLAEVAKAAGLTRSAVYAAFADRDALMTALAARHARKIVEKLTVVVSGTVEPADQTRAAIDILAEWFDTEPQLAQLLTGRLDQSAGGESGAVVSAIAEILRAGFRARGGDDAPAESWAHALVGAVSSTVNWWSRNRSIPRSTLVDHLHLLIWSGFEGVDGRANTRNP, encoded by the coding sequence ATGACTACAGAACCGGCACGACGCGGTCGAGGCCGCCCACCGGGCCCGCCGGTGGACCTCGACGCCCGTCGAGAGGACCTGCTCGACGCGGCCGAGGCCGCAATCCACAGTTCCGGAGCGGAGGTCGGGCTCGCCGAGGTCGCCAAGGCGGCCGGACTCACCCGGTCGGCGGTGTACGCGGCGTTCGCCGACCGGGACGCGCTCATGACCGCACTGGCGGCGCGGCATGCGCGCAAGATCGTGGAGAAGCTCACCGTCGTGGTCAGCGGAACCGTCGAACCCGCCGATCAGACGCGCGCCGCCATCGACATCCTGGCGGAATGGTTCGACACCGAACCGCAACTTGCCCAGCTCCTCACCGGCCGGCTCGACCAGTCCGCCGGCGGGGAGTCCGGGGCCGTGGTCAGCGCGATCGCCGAGATCCTGCGCGCGGGTTTCCGCGCACGTGGTGGCGACGACGCCCCGGCCGAATCCTGGGCGCACGCGCTCGTGGGCGCGGTCTCGTCGACGGTGAACTGGTGGTCACGCAACCGGTCGATTCCGCGGTCGACGCTGGTCGATCACCTCCATCTCCTCATCTGGTCCGGTTTCGAAGGGGTCGACGGCAGGGCGAACACCCGCAACCCTTGA
- a CDS encoding exodeoxyribonuclease III: MRFATWNVNSIRARSESVVEWMEKSDVDVLAMQETKCHDDAFPLMSFLAAGYDVAHIGQGAYNGVAIASRVGLDAVEVAFDGVPTYPVDGQPIREARAISAVCAGIRVWSLYVPNGRTPEDPHYEYKLRWLDALGDHIALRLAHDPAAEMMLAGDWNVAQTDDDVWDREYFEGRTHVTPPERAAVQRFLDGGLVDSALPYAPGYTFWDYTQLRFPRNEGMRIDYAFCSPALDTRVMGAHIDRDARKRKGASDHAPVVFELG, from the coding sequence ATGCGCTTCGCCACCTGGAACGTCAACTCCATCCGCGCACGCTCGGAGTCGGTCGTCGAGTGGATGGAAAAGTCCGACGTCGATGTCCTCGCGATGCAGGAGACGAAGTGTCACGACGACGCGTTTCCGCTGATGAGTTTTCTGGCCGCCGGTTACGACGTGGCGCACATCGGACAGGGCGCCTACAACGGCGTGGCGATCGCGTCGCGGGTCGGGCTCGATGCCGTGGAGGTCGCGTTCGACGGGGTGCCCACCTATCCGGTCGACGGTCAGCCGATCCGAGAGGCCCGGGCGATCTCCGCGGTGTGCGCCGGGATTCGCGTCTGGAGTCTGTACGTACCCAACGGGCGAACGCCCGAGGACCCGCACTACGAGTACAAACTCCGCTGGCTCGACGCCCTCGGTGACCACATCGCGTTGCGGCTGGCACACGATCCGGCCGCCGAGATGATGCTGGCCGGCGACTGGAACGTCGCGCAGACCGACGACGACGTCTGGGACCGCGAGTACTTCGAGGGACGCACCCACGTCACGCCGCCCGAACGTGCTGCGGTGCAGCGCTTTCTGGACGGCGGACTGGTCGACTCCGCGCTCCCCTACGCCCCGGGCTACACGTTCTGGGACTACACGCAGCTACGGTTCCCCCGCAATGAGGGAATGCGCATCGACTACGCGTTCTGCTCGCCCGCGCTCGACACGCGCGTCATGGGTGCCCACATCGACCGCGACGCCCGGAAACGCAAGGGCGCCAGCGACCATGCGCCGGTGGTGTTCGAGCTCGGCTAG
- a CDS encoding DUF5995 family protein, whose product MTAGFTLRQKLHCSPAAAWNLLTDPDQMCRWSSAPISPLSSGPQDRFDTPGALRMVTLPGGRAKLREVIEDAEFPTTFRYRVYDGGPLLVDHHGHQELVETSDGVEVHWTVHMTLFPGVLSHVMARKIRGEVQRSLEVMATIATELDDAPLIPPSTHPRREPDDLDDLVASALAIRDLQQQIADDLAGSDDPKQWFARVYQYVTETMIDAATGRLELGLTHPDWVLAIIPVFHDYFARNLHAYRSGGDVEEPWQIAWSTCEIVNPEKPHLPVMEGLLAGVSAHIEADLPRALAQVHLDRYPDRDLREFRPDYLRLAPVFTIASDRLLADLPRSHKPWWAGIAGRFNTPIPRRLARPHRLRRGPASRPSVRTRRGVGREPPVTTKTW is encoded by the coding sequence ATGACCGCCGGCTTCACCCTTCGCCAGAAACTCCACTGCAGTCCCGCGGCCGCGTGGAATCTGCTGACCGATCCCGACCAGATGTGCCGGTGGTCGTCGGCACCGATCAGCCCACTGTCCAGCGGACCGCAGGATCGGTTCGACACCCCGGGCGCACTACGCATGGTGACGCTCCCGGGAGGCCGGGCCAAGCTGCGCGAAGTCATCGAAGATGCGGAATTTCCAACCACATTCAGGTATCGCGTGTATGACGGCGGCCCCCTCTTGGTGGACCACCACGGTCATCAGGAACTCGTCGAGACCTCCGATGGCGTCGAGGTGCATTGGACCGTCCACATGACACTCTTTCCCGGCGTGCTGTCGCATGTCATGGCCCGCAAGATCCGCGGCGAGGTACAACGGTCCCTCGAGGTCATGGCGACAATCGCCACCGAGCTCGACGACGCGCCGCTCATTCCCCCGAGCACCCACCCCCGCCGCGAACCCGACGACCTCGACGACCTGGTGGCCTCCGCACTCGCGATCCGCGACCTACAGCAACAGATCGCCGATGACCTCGCCGGCTCCGACGACCCGAAGCAGTGGTTCGCCCGCGTCTACCAGTACGTGACCGAGACGATGATCGACGCGGCCACCGGACGTCTCGAACTGGGATTGACCCACCCCGATTGGGTTCTCGCGATCATCCCGGTCTTCCACGACTACTTCGCCCGCAATCTGCACGCCTACCGAAGCGGCGGCGACGTCGAGGAACCGTGGCAGATCGCGTGGTCAACCTGCGAGATCGTCAACCCGGAGAAGCCACATCTGCCGGTGATGGAGGGACTCCTTGCCGGGGTGTCGGCACACATCGAGGCGGACTTGCCGCGTGCGCTCGCGCAAGTGCATCTCGACCGCTATCCCGACCGCGACCTCCGCGAGTTCCGGCCCGACTACCTCAGGCTCGCACCGGTCTTCACCATCGCCTCCGACCGGTTGCTCGCCGATCTGCCCCGGAGCCACAAGCCCTGGTGGGCCGGGATCGCAGGCCGGTTCAACACCCCAATTCCGCGACGCCTTGCTCGCCCGCACCGGCTACGACGTGGCCCGGCATCGCGTCCGAGCGTTCGAACGCGCCGTGGAGTTGGCCGCGAACCGCCGGTGACCACGAAGACATGGTGA
- a CDS encoding oxygenase MpaB family protein, giving the protein MNAVSTVTPQRAASITGARNWAEVRSAHPEQVDAMADGLMVGDPAADAAIAEMLSGEGWSWSQIIAAVDDPSSGADAPPALRRVLDQASHTPPWFDPAVARAGAEAWWRFGSLQSSTLYQSLIYGYQARGFTRPLVETGRFTEGTWDRVVATGRWVTLATAPGMMEPGKPGWSQTLRIRLVHAIVRHHLRTAEKWDDERWGVPINQTYSQLTITAGFLVLPLRVAKDLGIHYSRAELEAITHLWRWIGWVMGVDEHRLPTSFADARRTDHIGREFHLTPPEESKLLVQALLDDGYRTDLRLPKPLNNAVHRLSRPFLRTLFASVSTRWVDDEVAAAMGLRSTPLHHLVALARPVVRSREMARGAGLLGSERTVANRELHRVTTQLGIDLGNIMSTRYDAADTGHLETVA; this is encoded by the coding sequence ATGAACGCCGTGAGCACTGTCACCCCGCAACGCGCCGCCTCGATCACCGGCGCCCGAAACTGGGCGGAGGTGAGGTCCGCCCATCCGGAACAGGTCGATGCGATGGCCGACGGTTTGATGGTGGGCGACCCAGCCGCCGACGCCGCCATCGCCGAGATGCTCTCCGGCGAGGGATGGTCGTGGTCTCAGATCATCGCCGCCGTCGACGATCCGTCCTCGGGCGCCGACGCCCCACCCGCCCTGCGGCGCGTCCTCGACCAGGCCTCGCACACGCCACCGTGGTTCGACCCGGCCGTCGCACGCGCCGGCGCCGAGGCGTGGTGGCGTTTCGGTTCGCTGCAGTCGAGCACCTTGTACCAGTCGCTGATCTACGGCTATCAGGCCCGTGGATTCACCCGCCCCTTGGTGGAGACCGGTCGATTCACCGAAGGCACCTGGGACCGCGTCGTCGCCACCGGACGGTGGGTCACCCTCGCCACGGCACCCGGAATGATGGAACCCGGCAAACCCGGTTGGTCTCAGACACTGCGAATCCGCTTGGTGCACGCCATCGTTCGCCACCACCTGCGGACAGCCGAAAAGTGGGACGACGAACGGTGGGGCGTTCCGATCAACCAGACGTACTCACAGCTGACGATCACTGCCGGCTTCCTCGTCCTGCCGCTCCGGGTCGCCAAGGATCTCGGAATTCACTACTCTCGAGCCGAACTCGAGGCGATCACCCACCTGTGGCGATGGATCGGCTGGGTGATGGGCGTCGACGAGCACCGGCTCCCGACGAGCTTCGCCGACGCCCGCCGAACGGACCACATCGGGCGCGAATTCCACCTGACCCCACCGGAAGAGTCCAAGCTGCTCGTCCAGGCTCTCCTCGACGACGGATACCGGACGGATCTCCGGCTCCCCAAACCACTCAACAACGCCGTACACCGGTTGTCGCGACCGTTCCTCCGTACGCTGTTCGCCTCGGTGTCGACCCGCTGGGTCGACGACGAGGTCGCTGCCGCAATGGGTTTGCGGTCCACGCCGCTACATCACCTGGTGGCCCTGGCGAGACCGGTCGTGCGTTCCCGGGAGATGGCGCGCGGCGCCGGCCTGCTCGGCTCCGAGCGGACGGTCGCCAACCGTGAATTGCACCGCGTCACCACACAACTCGGCATCGACCTCGGAAACATCATGTCGACCCGCTACGACGCCGCAGATACCGGCCACCTGGAGACCGTCGCATGA
- a CDS encoding non-ribosomal peptide synthetase: MATNSEMTDPIADLVSPADIRAQVAAALGVASESLDPTQDLIAQGLDSLRMMRLAGTWRKRGIDIDFARLAAQPTLDAWIEMLAADATPAPAAREAASPENGAPAVPDIRGEIATALGVAPESLDPTQDLIAQGLDSLRMMRLAGTWRKRGIDIDFARLAAQPTLDAWIALLGEPSTPAETSASPENVDPTAPFPLAPMQHAYWIGRSDSHAFGNVAAHLYIEFDGHDLDPDRFTSAMGELLQRHPMLRVRVLPDGTQAVGPAHPDAIAVHDLRAQPAEMVEAILAEKRSHGTHRTLPVEEGAVIRAELSLLPDRSTRVHLDVDMIAADAMSYRVLVDDFARLYRGETLPELGVTFATITADRASREILDEDLAWWRERIPHLPGPPELPLDDRAARGEVEPRSVRLHHSVSASEWKRLEEHAHRRGVTPAAAVAAAFAEAVGTHAANSRFLLTVPLFDRPQIHADVERVVGDFTSSILVDVDLRRPATLAERARHMRSAMHDAAAHGSMSGLDVLRELGRARGESVVSPIVFTSALGLGDLFSPQATDVLGDPAWIVSQGPQVLLDAQVTEIAGGLLLNWDVRVSDLDETTARAMFDYYVRLLGLLVDGEWDAQAPDPVDDDVRAQRLSVEEPLPETDTFDGTLHGSVFARAAQRSSGPAVITDTRTWTHGELTDEALRVAGALTAAGVRPGDTVVVSLPKSGDQIVAALAVLAVGAAYVPIAPTQPAARRDRIVSIAGPRAVLTADADAWAEPDGPTVIDLETARTSAPVAPVKVSGEELAYILFTSGSTGLPKGVQVPHRAAVATITDLVDRYSIDARDRSLQVSSLEFDLSVFDIFGLLTVGGAVVVPGDDERTKVDDWVRLLADHSVSVLNCVPSILGMILDLGSLPSSLRMIIMGGDKVDVSLLERVTAQLPDCRVAGLGGTTETAIHSTICEADDVPAGMAFVPYGVPLRGVLCRVVDEIGRDRPDLVPGELWIGGAGVADGYRGDPERTADRFVHHDGEKWYRTGDLARYLPGGFLDFLGRADHMVKVRGYRVELGEVEAGLLALDGVCSAVAWSDGRDLHAAVVAGTDVDESTIRAELSDSLPPHMIPRSIILLDTLPLTANGKYDRKALTALVDTAEGGPQVVAPGTPLEEALVVIFSEVLPVRPIGVTEDFISLGGDSVQATRLVALSRTWLDAPRLSVADIFGHRTIAGLAERLTALEGPRVVRVAEILLDVVALSDEQVDAELAGT; the protein is encoded by the coding sequence ATGGCCACGAATTCTGAGATGACTGACCCCATCGCGGACCTCGTCAGCCCCGCCGACATCCGAGCCCAGGTCGCCGCCGCGCTCGGCGTCGCGTCCGAGTCTCTGGACCCCACCCAGGATCTCATCGCCCAGGGCCTCGACTCCTTGCGCATGATGCGACTCGCCGGCACCTGGCGTAAACGTGGCATCGACATCGACTTCGCCCGCCTCGCCGCTCAACCCACCCTCGACGCCTGGATCGAGATGCTCGCCGCCGATGCCACACCGGCCCCCGCTGCCCGCGAAGCCGCATCCCCGGAGAACGGGGCGCCTGCGGTGCCGGACATCCGCGGAGAGATCGCCACCGCTCTCGGCGTCGCGCCCGAGTCCCTCGACCCCACCCAGGATCTCATCGCCCAGGGCCTCGACTCCTTGCGCATGATGCGACTCGCCGGCACCTGGCGCAAACGTGGCATCGACATCGACTTCGCCCGCCTCGCCGCTCAACCCACACTCGATGCCTGGATCGCCCTACTCGGCGAACCGTCGACCCCCGCCGAGACGAGCGCATCGCCGGAAAACGTCGATCCCACAGCGCCTTTCCCTCTGGCACCGATGCAGCATGCCTACTGGATCGGACGGTCCGACAGCCATGCTTTCGGCAACGTGGCCGCGCACCTCTACATCGAGTTCGACGGCCACGACCTCGATCCCGACCGCTTCACCAGCGCCATGGGCGAGTTGCTCCAGCGACATCCGATGCTGCGGGTCCGCGTACTCCCCGACGGCACCCAGGCCGTCGGACCGGCGCACCCGGACGCGATCGCCGTCCACGACCTGCGCGCCCAGCCGGCGGAGATGGTCGAGGCGATCCTCGCCGAGAAGCGCTCCCACGGAACACATCGGACGCTTCCGGTCGAAGAGGGTGCGGTCATCCGCGCCGAGCTGAGCCTGCTGCCCGACAGGTCCACCCGGGTGCACCTCGACGTCGACATGATCGCGGCCGACGCCATGAGCTACCGCGTCCTCGTCGACGACTTCGCTCGCCTCTACCGCGGGGAGACCCTGCCCGAACTGGGTGTCACGTTCGCGACGATCACCGCCGACCGGGCCTCCCGCGAGATCCTCGACGAGGACCTCGCCTGGTGGCGCGAGCGCATCCCGCACCTGCCCGGGCCGCCGGAACTCCCGCTCGACGATCGCGCCGCCCGCGGCGAGGTAGAGCCGCGTAGCGTCCGCCTGCACCACTCCGTCTCGGCCTCCGAGTGGAAGCGCCTCGAGGAGCACGCCCATCGTCGAGGGGTGACCCCCGCAGCCGCGGTGGCGGCGGCCTTCGCCGAAGCGGTCGGCACCCATGCGGCGAATTCCCGCTTCCTGCTGACCGTTCCACTGTTCGATCGTCCCCAGATCCACGCCGACGTCGAGCGTGTGGTCGGCGACTTCACCTCGTCGATCCTCGTCGATGTCGACCTGCGCCGCCCGGCGACCCTGGCCGAACGCGCACGCCACATGCGCTCGGCGATGCACGACGCCGCCGCTCACGGATCGATGAGCGGTCTCGACGTCCTCCGCGAACTCGGCCGCGCCCGAGGCGAATCCGTCGTCTCCCCGATCGTGTTCACCAGCGCGCTCGGACTCGGCGACCTGTTCTCTCCCCAGGCCACCGACGTCCTCGGCGACCCCGCCTGGATCGTGTCGCAGGGCCCACAGGTACTGCTCGATGCCCAGGTCACCGAGATCGCCGGCGGTCTGCTCCTCAACTGGGATGTCCGGGTGTCCGACCTCGACGAGACCACCGCACGCGCGATGTTCGACTACTACGTCCGGCTCCTCGGACTGCTCGTCGACGGTGAATGGGATGCCCAGGCACCCGATCCGGTCGACGATGATGTTCGTGCACAGCGGCTTTCGGTCGAGGAACCGCTACCCGAGACCGACACCTTCGACGGGACCCTGCACGGCTCCGTCTTCGCTCGCGCGGCGCAGCGGTCCTCGGGCCCGGCGGTCATCACCGACACCCGCACCTGGACGCACGGCGAGCTCACCGACGAGGCATTGCGCGTGGCGGGTGCACTCACCGCTGCGGGCGTCCGCCCCGGCGACACCGTCGTCGTCAGCCTGCCCAAGAGTGGCGACCAGATCGTTGCCGCACTCGCCGTCCTCGCCGTCGGCGCCGCCTACGTACCGATCGCGCCGACACAGCCCGCGGCCCGTCGGGATCGCATCGTCTCCATCGCCGGACCACGCGCCGTGCTCACCGCCGACGCCGATGCCTGGGCAGAACCCGACGGCCCCACCGTCATCGACCTCGAGACGGCGCGCACCTCCGCACCGGTCGCCCCGGTGAAAGTCAGCGGCGAGGAGTTGGCCTACATCTTGTTCACCTCCGGATCGACGGGGCTGCCCAAGGGCGTTCAGGTCCCTCATCGAGCCGCGGTGGCCACCATCACCGACCTCGTCGACCGCTACTCGATCGACGCCCGTGACCGCAGCCTGCAGGTCTCCTCGCTCGAGTTCGACCTCTCCGTCTTCGACATCTTCGGTCTCCTCACTGTCGGCGGGGCGGTCGTCGTACCCGGCGACGACGAACGCACCAAGGTCGACGACTGGGTGCGGCTCCTCGCCGACCACTCGGTGTCCGTGCTCAACTGCGTGCCGTCGATCCTCGGGATGATCCTCGACCTCGGTTCGCTGCCGTCGTCGCTGAGGATGATCATCATGGGCGGCGACAAGGTCGACGTCTCGCTGCTCGAACGGGTTACCGCACAACTGCCCGACTGCCGCGTCGCCGGCCTGGGCGGCACCACCGAGACCGCCATCCACTCCACCATCTGCGAGGCGGACGACGTCCCGGCCGGAATGGCGTTCGTGCCCTACGGTGTCCCGCTGCGCGGCGTCCTCTGCCGGGTCGTCGACGAGATCGGCCGCGATCGCCCCGACCTCGTGCCCGGCGAGCTGTGGATCGGTGGCGCCGGCGTCGCCGACGGTTATCGCGGCGATCCCGAACGCACGGCCGATCGCTTCGTCCATCACGACGGCGAGAAGTGGTATCGCACCGGGGATCTCGCGCGGTACCTGCCGGGCGGATTCCTCGACTTCCTGGGCCGCGCCGACCACATGGTCAAGGTCCGCGGTTACCGCGTGGAGCTCGGCGAGGTCGAGGCCGGCCTGCTCGCCCTCGACGGGGTCTGCTCGGCGGTCGCCTGGTCCGATGGTCGCGACCTGCATGCCGCCGTCGTCGCCGGAACCGACGTCGATGAGAGCACGATCCGCGCAGAGCTCTCCGATTCCCTTCCGCCGCACATGATCCCGCGGTCGATCATTCTCCTGGATACCCTCCCGCTGACCGCGAACGGGAAGTACGACCGCAAGGCCCTGACGGCACTGGTCGACACCGCCGAGGGCGGTCCGCAGGTCGTCGCACCGGGCACCCCGCTCGAGGAGGCGCTCGTCGTGATCTTCTCCGAGG
- a CDS encoding ribonuclease domain-containing protein, producing the protein MPSRSRSTPTVARRRRQAAITTAALVVIALVFSITWFINGGSDSGTDEPVSTGSVSSKSSTVRTSAAETTAKTPTPAAVPAHVTRTLALIDAGEWPEAARAPGTKGGITFRNNERRLPVTDVDGRRVAYREWDVNSKEPGRGRDAERIVTGSDGTAWYTADHYRSFILIRGPS; encoded by the coding sequence ATGCCCAGCCGTTCACGCTCGACGCCGACCGTCGCCCGACGCCGTCGGCAGGCCGCGATCACCACCGCCGCTCTCGTCGTCATCGCGCTGGTGTTCTCGATCACCTGGTTCATCAACGGCGGCAGCGACTCCGGGACCGACGAGCCTGTCTCCACAGGTTCGGTCTCGTCGAAGAGTTCGACGGTCCGAACCTCGGCCGCCGAGACCACGGCGAAGACGCCGACGCCCGCTGCGGTACCTGCGCACGTCACGCGCACGCTCGCCCTCATCGACGCCGGTGAGTGGCCGGAGGCGGCCCGCGCACCGGGGACCAAGGGCGGAATCACCTTCCGTAACAACGAGCGTCGTCTGCCGGTCACGGACGTCGACGGCCGCCGGGTCGCCTACCGGGAATGGGACGTCAACTCCAAGGAGCCCGGTCGCGGCCGGGACGCCGAGCGGATCGTCACCGGCAGCGACGGAACCGCCTGGTACACAGCCGATCACTACCGGTCGTTCATCCTGATTCGAGGACCGTCATGA
- a CDS encoding siderophore-interacting protein, with amino-acid sequence MSQVATKGRGWQGAVLKLLGGDDFELTVTGTEVITESYVRLTFTGGGLLAKRALHPTMWIRMWFDDAGKLHQRGYTLVDADPAADTFGVEFAIHDGIAARWAQQAQVGDTITATVMGSKFTMPGEEVRGWIIAGDPASLPAINSLLDAIDASARPETPATLWLEYQHESDKSLPLRARAHDTVHWIARDRDGAALVDAVRASAFAADDHFGWVALDSVSTRAVSAALKNEYGIPKKSLKAQAYWIPGKSFA; translated from the coding sequence GTGAGTCAGGTCGCGACGAAGGGCCGCGGCTGGCAGGGCGCCGTCCTCAAACTCCTCGGCGGCGACGACTTCGAGCTGACCGTGACCGGCACCGAGGTCATCACCGAATCCTATGTGCGCCTGACGTTCACCGGTGGCGGCCTCCTGGCGAAGCGGGCGCTGCACCCGACGATGTGGATCCGGATGTGGTTCGACGACGCCGGGAAACTCCATCAGCGTGGGTACACCCTGGTCGACGCTGATCCCGCCGCCGACACCTTCGGCGTCGAGTTCGCGATCCACGACGGTATCGCCGCCCGTTGGGCGCAACAGGCACAGGTCGGGGACACGATCACCGCCACCGTCATGGGTTCCAAGTTCACGATGCCCGGCGAGGAGGTCCGTGGCTGGATCATCGCGGGCGACCCCGCCTCGCTCCCGGCGATCAACTCGCTGCTCGACGCCATCGACGCCTCCGCCCGCCCGGAGACACCGGCCACGCTGTGGCTGGAGTACCAGCACGAGAGCGACAAGTCCCTGCCGTTGCGTGCTCGTGCGCACGACACCGTGCACTGGATCGCGCGCGACCGCGACGGCGCCGCACTCGTCGACGCCGTACGTGCCTCCGCGTTCGCCGCGGACGACCACTTCGGTTGGGTCGCACTGGATTCGGTCAGCACTCGCGCCGTCTCGGCCGCGTTGAAGAACGAGTACGGCATCCCCAAGAAGTCGCTCAAGGCACAGGCCTACTGGATCCCGGGCAAGTCCTTCGCCTGA